In Vespula pensylvanica isolate Volc-1 chromosome 2, ASM1446617v1, whole genome shotgun sequence, the genomic window CTTAAAGATAAACTAAGACAGTTCCGTATTTGATAGACAAACAAAACTTGAAATATACTGCAGACGTCGAGACATCTCAAATTTCCTCGTCGTTGTTAAGCAATCAAAAATGTTTTAACGTCGttaataaacgtaaaaataatttcaatagatAACTTTTAACAATATCTCggatataataatgaagattttttgaatattaaaatgaacaGAAGATAAACGGAAGAagtctttcttatatttttcttaagaaaaactCACGatcttttcattcctttctcatcttttcaaaaatttacCGCATACTACCGTAGGTTACGCTCTCATTCTCAACGTCCTCCATAAAGCCATAAATGTAGAATACTGTTGGTTTATTTTTGTCCATTTTCGAGTCGAGGAATGAAACATTATTCAACTTCTTGTCGACATAATCCTCAAGCGTattactaaaataaaaatttcaatcgttttttattcaataacgGTACGAAgcgtatatgttatatttgttgtaaattaattacttgTAATAGCGTAAAAATATGGAATCAAGCTGTCAGTACATTACACTCGCATTCTTTTATAGAATTcgtttttaaacgattatatttctttttgcaatgtcaattcttttctaaaatcgtaaatatttttttttcaaaatttataaaagaaaccttttctctttgtctacAAACATTGATTTGTGAAATGTTACacgattttcgaaataatattaccaTGTATTTGactcacatacacatacgcacacaatGATTTGAAGAGACTCACGAGATAAAAACAAGCTTATTAAAATGACAAGAGCAACGTAACGAAAGACGTTAATCATGATGATGTGTATTTTTGGGGGTGTGTCGATGAGACTACGCCCCAATTCTTTGATCACTCATATATAATAGTGATACTGCTAACTGTTTACCGTGTTAAATTTATGCAGATGTCATGTTACCATTTTTAAAAGTCATTGTATAAccatttgtaatatttcagCAAGGAGGAAACTTtacaaaaacaatttatttacataatagtAGCTAATTTAAAgtctaattaaaaaacaattactACGTGCCATAAATTTCCGtcctgttaaaaaatatttagactTTGAGCCAAAAGTTAAGGACTTCaagaaaaattcgtcgataaacttatttttctttcggatcAATGAACCTAAGATGTCTCATATAATAATCACCATATTATACTCAAATATTAtgtctaataaataataattagactCATTAAATTGTTTCGTTAAAGACATGTACGATAaaaagttaacaaaaaaaagtggCAAAACATTTATGCTGAAATCATTGAAGATGTATGACGTAAAAAATAACGCGTGTTTGTAAACATGGATATAAATttcatgataataatttatttcatgttAAATTTTACTGTAATCTGTTATCAAGACTTTATATATCAAAAGTTCTAAATTATCAGTCgcttctcttttaatttaagaaaaaaaaaaaaaagaaaagaaaaaacagagaaaagaacaattgTGTGCTTTGCATAATAATCACTTAATTTGCATTCATTGACTCTCGAAACAATTtctaatcctttttcttttactaaaaggatcatcaaaaaatattttgaaaatagaaaatttatgtattatttatatatatatatatatatatatatatatatataaaattacaaaaaatattaccttttttcttttttcgacatTATGTTCTCATAATTCAATCGGTCTCATGCCTCAACTTATAGAGATATAAACTTGAAAGCTATTATTAAAGCTGATGGAAGGGAAAGACTTATTTTtcctgaaaaagaaataaaaaacgaatcaAGCTCGTTGGTAATTAAAAGCCACGTGTGATCAATAAAATGTGTCTTGAAAGTCGTACAAcgcaaatgaaataattaatgtttgtAAAAAGTTtgcttatataaaattgaaaaaagataaagaagataaaacaaggtattgaaagaaagaaaaacaattttttaattgatctagattttgtttctataattaacttataaaatataattaattaatatttaatcaatatcattgatttttaaaaatctcttttattgatatattattatatagcatatatatatatatatatacatatatacatatatatgtgtatatatataatacgtatatatgaaagaaagaacacaTTATcccaattaaataaaagagaaacacgataaaaacattttcatcCCACGAGTCTTTTATGactgtgtgtatctgtgtacGTATGAAAGAACTTTTGTGACGATAAAAAACCTTGTCATGCCATATGATTCCCTGTCATTCCCTTATTCTTTGAACGAAAATCGATTACTATAACaccaaagaaagagagagaaagagagaacattgTTTCCATAGTTTACGAGTTTTgattcgttcgtaaaaataaatgaaatgagaaaaatggatataaaataaaaaaaaaaaaaaaaaagagagagagagaagaaaaatgggcATCTcgtaaattacaattttacaaaattcatTATCCTAAAGGGATCACAATGATAATGACGCAATAACGAATCCTGAACGAAAgacattactttcttttcgcttatttttttcctttctttttacttattcatattttcttttctctttttcttcgcgtttttttttctttttttctttttttggagaAATCCTTcccgaaaaaaagaagggcgTGTTATtcctccgtttctttttttacttcttcgtaCCTGTTCCtgcgataaaagaaaataattcaaaagatTGTCAAAGTAGTGACATCCTGATGAACAAGAAATATAAACTGGACCTGGTTTCGACGTTATACTTTTTTGGAATAAGCTAAAGTCCCATATTTCCCAAAggattttctatcgaaaagaaacttttgtaaaaaagaaagctttACTAAGCTTAAAGAGAAACAATGAAACATTTGTTCGACACGATACAATTTAAGAAAGAAGCGATGTGTTTATTTTACTTCGAGGAACAAATTcctttaatagtaataataatgatgatgatgatgatgatgataataaaaataataataacaatgacgataacaataacaataacatctATTCATCTTAAACTACAATTTACGAATCGAACTTaagcgagaaaaaataaaacgggaAAAAATAACATCGAGATTACTTCGATCAAGTGATAAAGCTCGGCTTTGTCGTGAATCGTTGGCAAACTATGTTGTCAGCCATTGAGATCCTTCGTAGGTCCTTTATCAATCGCAGTTTCCATTCGCTTTCTTGCTATCCCAGATCACTTCTCATCTTCCTGCTTCCTCCAGGCGTAGAGCAATATCGAGCCGAGAGTAAtcgaaattcttctttttttttattcactctctttcccttcttctcttttttctatattctcttCATATCGAATTTTCCAAGATTTCGTATTACTCGATATAATTAACTTATCAACGATCAAATGTATGTTAATGTAAGTCGATAATTTATTggataataaatcgattaaataaataactcgaataaaaaaatgttccgAAAAAATTATGCGAAagtgttaaaaaaattactataaatattacgaaattaaaataattttctcgataattttcataaacttTATCAAACGGTTTGATTTTTCCGTCAACAAATGCACTGGAAAgatttaaacgaaagaaaaaaaaaagaaaagaaagaaagaaaggattaaatgtaaagatttttaattatagaaagaagagcatctttttctcatactataaggaaatttaattaatattgtttaatacagaagagagatagagagagagagagaaataacggTAATGAATTATcatgtctcttctttttactttatcaaGAAATGAGATTGGTCGAGGACAAGCAGTCGAATGGGCGAAAGGACGTACAATGGAAAACGAGATTGGAAAACCAACCTTTGTAgtatttttcccttttttcttttattatccttttctttgttttttattattgttttttttttttattattattattattttctttcgttattcgaATCATTTTCGTcgagtaacaaaaaaaaaaaggaacactTTATTCACGATATTTCGTTACGACGAAcaaactaaaaagaaattctaattATCGATACTCTCTTGCTTGATAACAAAGATCGATGAAGTTTActaattacttattattacttGTTAATACCCCGTTTAAGTGGATTAGTCGTTAAGGGATGTTATAGGTCGAAGGGAAGAGCTAATTCCCGTGTCaagtattcttcttttatggcgaataaataaagaaaagtaattttcaTTGGTACAATATTATCAAACGTGAAAGATCTAAAAATTGCATtttacgtttcattttatatcaaaagcaacaataaatatttcaagagaaatgtaatttctcgaaagaatcgaacttcttcgttcttttttttttcttttttttttttttattatttttttattttacttctctctgttttttttttctacttttttctttttctttttattatcacatAACATATACGCTATACTTTCTCCTTTCCACGAAGAACACGCGAACTTTCTATGTGTATCACATTTGATGTTACGTGAGCGACGTAGTCAAAGAAAAAGCAACCTCATGGGATTTTCCATGAATTTACTAGAAATGCTGGAAATGATGGGCAATAAGAAAAGTGGGGTATATATTAGcatatgataaatattcaatagaaaattatatttcgaaacAACAAATGTCTTGTGACGAAAATTAGTCGAAGTTAAACTAAatgagaaaattgaaaatttttatattttgagtgtttttattttttcaaaacaaattGTGGAATCTAATAACTATTTacttctatatacatacgtacatacatacatacatacatacatacatacatacatatatatatagaatgtatgtaatctcattttaaaagataaatatctccaatcttattgattttataaataaatatttgaaataaaagttattaaaattttaggaaaaaatataatatttattacaactaTTATTTAAAGAGCATTGCTGTTACGGGattcataaaaatctttttaaatgaaagtCGATATTTTAAGCCTAACAAAAGTTGTAAAGAATATACGAATCCAATGTATATCTATAGTATTTCTACAGTAAATTCAACAGTAAATCTAAGTatcttttcatcgatatttcatcgacTTATAGTACATTGAAATTTAACAAACTATACAATAATGCGATCAATTTTTCTGTAAACATCTGATAACCAATGAATTTATCGATCAGTTcgttcttattctctttttttttttttttagttatccTTTATTGATCTTTTGAAATcgtatctcaaaaaaaaaataaacaatatttatcggacacgatttgataaaattttaattccatttcgacattatttttcatcgattcgatAAGTAATATCGTTTCATCTAGAATTAgcataatcattttttatcttttttttcggaaTGAAAGacttatatttatgtaaattaaaaagcgATCGATACGAAAATGGAACGTACGTAGGATGAAACCACCATTGTTATCATTTCATCGCAATTGTCTACGGTTGATCTTGCTCCACGAAACCAAGGAGGCAAAGACTAAttctaattcgatcgattctaaTCAACCGAAAGTAACTCCTTTGAATTGCCAGTCTCGTTTTGTGAACCCTTTGAAGCTATGTTCTATTTAAGCTATTTCACCAATTTAATAGACGTTTCAAGTTAACTAATCTAATCGCTTTAATCGTTGAACCTTCCTACGGTCGAATGCTAAGGATCTTAATGGTTTCCAAGGatcataaagaaaacaaaatttactattaaaatcattttctgaAAGATAAAGTAACTAACTTTTGCTATTGTTACAGATGGTGAAAATGATGATTACCGTTGTATTAGTCTTCACCATGTGCTGGTTACCTTTCAATGTTCTCAACGTAAGTGAATCAAAAGCATCCTAATTGAAAATTCGACTATATAagtcgaaatgaaaaatcgatcatattacaaaattttatcggTAAAACTTTTACGATTCTTTCtcgtcataaaaaaaagagagaaagaaaaggaaaaaaattgacaTTGCTTCAAGATAACTATGATTGGATCGTAAAAACACGCTTGTTATCGTTGATCATTATTTGAAGGAAATagcaaatttctattttcaaaacATTCGATAGATGATCAAATGGACTGAAATGAATGATGAGTCTACTTCTATaaaccttctttttttaaacagtattattttatatcttcgcaaaaaaaaaaattagaatattttattagctATTTTCAACTATATCTCAGATCTTAATCTTATGGAGATGATAATCCTTAAAGTTccttttatgttctttttcttcaaaatccTTACAGATATCAACAAACTTTATAATTAGAAGTTACGTTTTAATGTATTCTAATTCTAGTTCTAAATTTTTTGTTGCTACTACTAATCatactaaaaaaattataaaagtataaaagttttggcatttttgtttttatgtcTATTTTTTTACCATCGAAttcattacaaaaaatttaataaacataacTTGTGCGTAATAAGtcgtttcatataaaaaaaaaaaaaaaaagaaagaaatgtcgaCTAATAAAAATGTGATTCTAATTTCTAGAAAAAAGCTCTAATCACTCGATTAACATCTCTCTGTCAGATAGTGATAGACTTCGATGAGAGACTCCATAGTTGGACGGGTCTTCCTTTTATATGGGCAGCTCTTCATTGGCTTTCAATGTCACATTCCTGTTACAATCCAGTAATCTATTGCTGGATGAACGTCAGATTTCGTGCAGGCTTTATCATTGCATTTGGACGTTTGCCATGTTTGCATAGATTCATACATAATCGAAAACGACATACGTATAACACCAGTATGGTAGGCATGCCCTTAAcaggtaagaaaaataattaaaaaaaaaataaataaataaataattgaaaaatccaaaagaaaatacgacTCGACCAAatattactcttttctttatttacttgCAGATCTCGAAGGATCCGGTCATTTTGTTCTGCAGCGAAAAAATACGTGCACGACTTATGTTAGTGTCAGGCACAAAACGAACGGAAATCATGGAGCACCTGCAAGAAGTGCCAGCTTCCGGAACAACGAATCATTGCGATCTAACATCCCACAGTCTCAACATTGCATAAAACGTCAATCACAGTTAGAGGAACagatataaagaataagaataaaaatgagaaaaaagaaaaagaaaactttcttttaaaaagttttaatgtTTTAGCGAGAAATGAAACGTTTAGCGAGAAATACGAATTAGCATAATCGAATAACGATTTACGTGGTcgcttcttcttatttttatttttactttcacgAACTGAAGAAGTATACTTTTCcttgtatattgtataaaaataaaaaaatattgaaaaattaatattttcatttgatctgacatttttcgtttctctaatCAAATATCgtgagaaaatttcatttcatgaTACGTTAATAAACTGAAAAGATAAAGCGATCACTTCTAGTGTTGACTTTTACGTATTGAATTTCGTTtgatatgtacttacgtatatttttatgtttcgaACAAACTGAGCGAAcgatacttatataaattttcatttcaggaaatttcatttctcacGCTTTGTGTTAAAGTTTTCGAAtgtaacgatataatattacatgtaacaatataataatataaaataatataaataaaaaggaaaaagaaaaagaaacaaatcatAACATTTACGACCAACTTCGACATCTCGTCTgtatatctgttttttttcattcgctgTTGTTGTATTTTATGTGTATCCTTAAGCATGTACCAAATGTACGTTTATTTATAAGGCAATAAAACGACCTTTGCTATAAACAATAGTCTTATTCAGATTAATGATTAGAAAACAATCACATAATacgcaataaatatatacacgttattacatttatacatttatattttattaagattGAAATGTGtgaataatttgatattagacattgaatttaaataataattttaattaagtaataaaagaaaaaaaagatcgtatatatatagactctGAATAAACAACGAACGGTAAGatgaatatagaaataatcttTGGCTAATTATTAGatctaataaattcatttgaatGGTATCGCTTAACATAGAATTTGTTTCAAAGTAAGTAACATTTCAACATTACGATATGCTATTAATCCACCATTATTTGCTGCATTTGCACTAGTAGTGGAATATTTTAAATCCAAATCATCCAAATTTGTACTCTCCAAAAATTTCTGATAATCTACTATACCCCCACCTAAAGATCGTAATATAGCTTGCGGAGCACATGTGTCCCATTTGTAAGTAGAATTTTTAGAAAGTACATAAGCAGCTGCCATGCCTAAAGCAACGTTTAGTATTTTGTTTCCAGCACCAGCTATCTCTATTAATATGAAGCCTGCCTTTCTAAGTTTAGATTTTAAATCTTCATCTTCAGATCTTCCAATGAATATCGTTTTACTTGTTTCATCTGTATCATAAACGAAGTCTTTAACAATGCTTGAGTAACATTTGCCTGTATCAGTTTCTAAATATCCCCAATAACACGAACCATTCCATCtgtcaaaataatttctttagtATTTGTGcacattatttaaaacaaataaaagttcTTCTAAAACTATTTACTCACAATTGATCCGTACGTAACTCACAAAATGGTTTATTTACGATACCTAATACCGGTAATCCTGTACTTTTAAGATATGCACCTATTAATACTGTAACACAATGTAGACCTTTATCATCTACAGCAGGATGTACATATTCTCCAGTTGCATCTATAACAATTTTACTATTTGTTCGATCTATACCTTATGTagtgattataatatatatatatatatatatatatatatatatatatatatatatatatatatatccctacCTATTGGATCTATCCATATACCAAGATCTTCTATAGGCAAAGTAAAATCATTAGGAATGTCTTGCACAGTTTGTACATCTTTCAGTTGAATATTCTTATGAACTTCGGTCGCAAGAAAATTAGCTGTTTCTGTATCATTGCCCATAACTCTGGCTAGTAGAAAAGTTGTTTCCAAGCAAGTGGAACATACTTCCACGATTATAGTTTCTCCAAGTGTATTGGTAAATGTATTGTTTTCTTCACCTTGTACAACCTTTGCTAATTCTGGAAACTAACTATTTCTGCAAGACATTCTATTTACATActcttaaatatatcatatattaattttaataaaatccaaACTAAACATTtaacttattttcttttaacgccagcaaataaatatctattcgtCTTACCTCTAATGCTATATCATGTTTAATAGTTTCTTGAATCAAAACGTCAGCCAAAGTTTTAAAATCCCTAATAAAACTTGGATTTTTCTCTGCTTCTGATTTTTCTTGAATTAGAAGATCAAACAGTGATTTATTTTGTCTACACACTCTAGCAATATTAGCAGCTTTTTCTGAAGCCTTTAAAAGAACCAATAATAATTTGCTTCCATTCTCCATGACTTTAAAATTTAGAGACTGAAATTTACACCGTCGAAATATATACTGAATATAAATTAAGGAAGAACACTTCCGTTTGAGTCACTGGCAAAGCTCTAAATCGTACAGGATGTGTAAACCATAAATTGCAAAGAATCCTTACAATGTTCGTTTCATAATAATACCTCTCACTAAATTATCGACTTTTCCGAAcagtatacatgtatattagaTACGTTAATGTTATTGTTATTCAATCACTATATCACTATTTAAAACTTAgaatttctcttcgatcttaTCGGCTTGCGTCTTCGAAAGACGTCTGCGAATTGATTGATTTTGGTACAAATATAGTTTGCCGGCATGACGTTAATGAAAATCAAATGAACTGTAAATTTCATACATCGTTAGTTTTAACCAATATATCTAACATCGATACAAACGCAATATAAATGAACAATTTCCCAACATAATATGACGGCActtatacttctttctttcaaattcaCATTCTAATTTTATCAACAAATAATATTCGCAAAAGATCGATAGCTTAATGCTCAAATTgaacaattatttatcaagTTATGACgcgaaaataaatgttaatagttgagttttagataatataataaaacttattttattagtaataattataattgttattaataaaatacttatattttttcaagaagaaaaataattcaggAACGTTCGAGCCGTCATAGTTTTGAAATCGAACTTAAAATTGATTGGTTCGATTCTCGAATCGAAATAAGCCATATTCTTGtccaataaaaaatgatacattCTTGTGAATTCAACCAATCAGAACAAATCAGTTTTTTATAGGTTATCTCATTAACgatcgtaatataaaaaattatgatatatataattatgatataaattgtattatctTTGCTATTctttagattaaaaatatgtatacatgtatagtgaaataattatgtgaagcataaaaaattaaatatttgtcatTATTGACTCTTTAACCTTTTATTGCACGCATTCGGATTTATTATCGTACAGTATATTTACAGTGCACTTCTTTTAAAATGACGGTAGTACTTGGTGGTGGCATATCAGGTTTATCAGCCGCATATTATGCACTAAACAATCCGAGAATTGGTCCAATAATAGTGCTGGAAGCATCTAATCGTTTAGGAGGATGGATACGAAGTCATGAATTATCAAATGgcataatatttgaaaaagggCCAAGAACGATAAGATGTTTAGGATTAGCTGggaaaaatacattaaatttattagaagaTTTGCAATTAACTAATAAACTTATTCCTATTAAATCAGATCATCCCAGTGCTAAGAATAGAATGATTTATTCGcgtaataaattacatttattgcCAAATTCTTTCCTTAGTATAATTAAGACTAATACTTTATTAAATCGTTCTTTAGCAAGTTTTCTTGTAAAAGATTTGATAGCACCAATGGTTCGTAAGGACGATGAaagtatatatagttttactACAAGAAGAATAGGAAAAGATATTGCAGATTATCTTGTTAGCCCTATGATTTGTGGAATTTGTGCCGGTGATGCACAAAAGATAAGCGTAAATTTCTTAATGAAATCTTTGTTTGAAGCAGAACAAAAACATGGATCTATAACAAAAGGATTACtcaaacaattatttaaaaagaaaaatgttaataataaaatagaatataaatcaaACTTAGCTAAAAGGGCTGACACAGAAAAATGGGTAGTATGGGGTTTAAAAGGAGGACTCGAAGAACTACCACGTTCCTTaggaaataatatacaaagtCAAGGTGTTGATATACAATTAAATAGTCACTGTGAAAAACTCTTTTTTCAATCCAATCATGTTGAA contains:
- the LOC122627228 gene encoding inositol polyphosphate 1-phosphatase produces the protein MENGSKLLLVLLKASEKAANIARVCRQNKSLFDLLIQEKSEAEKNPSFIRDFKTLADVLIQETIKHDIALEFPELAKVVQGEENNTFTNTLGETIIVEVCSTCLETTFLLARVMGNDTETANFLATEVHKNIQLKDVQTVQDIPNDFTLPIEDLGIWIDPIDATGEYVHPAVDDKGLHCVTVLIGAYLKSTGLPVLGIVNKPFCELRTDQLWNGSCYWGYLETDTGKCYSSIVKDFVYDTDETSKTIFIGRSEDEDLKSKLRKAGFILIEIAGAGNKILNVALGMAAAYVLSKNSTYKWDTCAPQAILRSLGGGIVDYQKFLESTNLDDLDLKYSTTSANAANNGGLIAYRNVEMLLTLKQILC
- the LOC122627225 gene encoding protoporphyrinogen oxidase; amino-acid sequence: MTVVLGGGISGLSAAYYALNNPRIGPIIVLEASNRLGGWIRSHELSNGIIFEKGPRTIRCLGLAGKNTLNLLEDLQLTNKLIPIKSDHPSAKNRMIYSRNKLHLLPNSFLSIIKTNTLLNRSLASFLVKDLIAPMVRKDDESIYSFTTRRIGKDIADYLVSPMICGICAGDAQKISVNFLMKSLFEAEQKHGSITKGLLKQLFKKKNVNNKIEYKSNLAKRADTEKWVVWGLKGGLEELPRSLGNNIQSQGVDIQLNSHCEKLFFQSNHVELTINGKARKCSHVISSLPAKTLAKLLEEQHPDLAEQLRSIPMVTVAVVNLQFADNVLPMNAFGFLVPPGENLPILGVIFDSCIFPKDSSTVLTVMMGGAWFEKYFGKDPSDENLLNIAIKQVKEILNIKKEPIAFNVAILKDCIPQHVVGHAQRLNHIRDYISSRRIPLALCGSSYQGVGINDVILSAKEAVSEIVQHSNELKN